The genome window AATTTTAGCAGGATTAGAAATGGGCGCCATCCCTATTGCCACCGCCCTTGCCATAGAGTTAAATTTACCTTGCGTATTTGTGCGCAAACACAGTAAAAAATATGGCACTAACAAAGTCGTAGAAGGCATAGAGGTAAAAGGTAAAAATGTTTGCATTATTGAAGATATCATCACCACAGGAGGCCAGGTTTTACTCAGTTTAGACGATCTGCGAAACGCAGGCGCAACAGTCAACACTGTTGTTTGTGTAATTAATCGAAGCCCCTTTAGTATACAAAAATTTATCGATAAAAACTTGCAGATAAAAAATCTTTTTGAAAAAAAAGATTTTGATGCTTTGGCATAAT of Pseudobdellovibrionaceae bacterium contains these proteins:
- the pyrE gene encoding orotate phosphoribosyltransferase; the encoded protein is MTKEDLKKNIYKTSHLTGKFLLRSGQYSSEYFDKYRFESNPTLLQAIAKELKHLIPPETKILAGLEMGAIPIATALAIELNLPCVFVRKHSKKYGTNKVVEGIEVKGKNVCIIEDIITTGGQVLLSLDDLRNAGATVNTVVCVINRSPFSIQKFIDKNLQIKNLFEKKDFDALA